One segment of Rhodopirellula baltica SH 1 DNA contains the following:
- a CDS encoding AAA family ATPase, which yields MNSPSPNPSEDRPSKHSQSDRFAREPEVVQIGGVELKLAHPYEAAGDWIGQNELLMQLLACWLTVDETDIPLTPRLIGSPGVGKTQLAIAATKRQGLPLYIYQCTADTRPEDLLITPVLSRGGEIAYHASPLVSAMITGGVCILDEGNRMNEKSWASLAPLFDTRRYVESIVAGITIPASPEFRSAVTMNQDESTFEIPDYILSRLQPTLQVGFPNKQDEMAILQYHLPFAEPEMLALTVDFLQRSHELKLDFSPRDGINLLRFAIKRMKQNPSHPVAHDAAWQEALEKCLGDEAVDLESLAERRKRTLGGDAVPLGLADLFFDSDDPLHPDREDDDDDDLI from the coding sequence ATGAATTCGCCCTCGCCGAATCCATCTGAAGATCGCCCCTCGAAACACTCTCAGTCGGATCGCTTTGCTCGCGAACCGGAAGTGGTCCAAATTGGTGGCGTTGAACTCAAACTCGCTCATCCGTACGAGGCCGCGGGTGATTGGATTGGCCAAAATGAATTGCTGATGCAATTGCTGGCCTGCTGGCTGACGGTGGACGAAACCGACATCCCCCTGACGCCTCGGTTGATTGGCTCGCCGGGCGTTGGCAAAACGCAACTCGCGATTGCCGCGACCAAACGTCAGGGTCTGCCGTTGTATATCTACCAATGCACCGCCGACACTCGACCGGAAGACTTGCTCATCACCCCCGTGCTCAGTCGCGGTGGTGAGATTGCCTACCACGCCTCGCCGTTGGTCAGTGCGATGATCACCGGCGGCGTCTGCATCTTGGATGAGGGCAACCGGATGAACGAAAAGTCCTGGGCCTCGCTGGCACCGCTTTTCGACACTCGCCGTTATGTGGAATCCATCGTCGCCGGAATCACCATCCCTGCGTCACCCGAATTCCGTTCGGCCGTGACGATGAACCAAGACGAGTCGACGTTTGAAATCCCCGATTACATCCTCAGTCGGCTGCAGCCAACACTGCAGGTTGGTTTTCCCAACAAGCAAGACGAGATGGCCATCCTGCAGTACCACCTGCCGTTTGCCGAACCAGAGATGCTGGCGCTGACCGTTGATTTCCTACAGCGATCCCACGAGTTGAAACTCGATTTTTCACCCCGAGACGGAATCAACCTGCTCCGATTCGCGATCAAGCGAATGAAGCAAAACCCGTCGCACCCGGTCGCTCACGATGCCGCCTGGCAGGAAGCTCTCGAGAAATGCCTGGGTGACGAAGCGGTTGATCTAGAATCACTCGCCGAGCGCCGCAAACGCACCCTCGGTGGCGACGCGGTCCCGCTAGGACTGGCGGATCTCTTTTTCGATTCCGACGATCCGTTGCATCCCGACCGCGAAGACGATGACGACGACGATCTCATCTGA
- a CDS encoding lipase family protein — MWHNEVADLLIRNGVIQMSKPSDALELKPIAGVVQDPNEVPVVVHSDVKGAIEDMTFLQKSLLFAELAMVAYNDEREATVAAAMVGFSDVTFFDHDGSQAYRFRNDHDCVIACRGTEPNEWNDIRADANAASVLAETAGKVHRGFKTEVDDLWPMLETALVGNEQPVWFCGHSLGGAMATICAGRCYLSHIKSVPRGLFTYGSPRVGDKRYINYVELPHYRYVNNNDIVTRVPPAWMGYRHCGTEVYINRNGRIGHLGMIRKRRDRWHGFLRGLKRFRVDHFSDHPLHNYIDPILEAVRKEQDAMGRGESAVDASDLTGQDPKTEAS, encoded by the coding sequence GTGTGGCACAATGAGGTCGCTGATCTTCTCATTCGAAATGGAGTTATTCAGATGAGCAAACCGTCTGATGCGCTGGAACTGAAACCCATCGCTGGCGTCGTCCAGGATCCCAATGAAGTCCCTGTCGTCGTGCACAGCGACGTCAAAGGTGCGATCGAGGACATGACGTTCTTGCAAAAGTCATTGCTCTTCGCCGAGTTGGCAATGGTCGCCTACAACGATGAGCGAGAAGCCACCGTCGCCGCAGCCATGGTTGGCTTTTCCGACGTCACATTCTTTGATCACGACGGTTCTCAAGCTTACCGGTTTCGCAACGACCACGATTGCGTGATTGCGTGCCGCGGAACCGAACCGAACGAATGGAATGACATTCGTGCGGACGCCAATGCAGCATCGGTTTTGGCTGAGACGGCAGGGAAAGTCCACCGCGGTTTCAAAACCGAAGTTGACGATCTATGGCCGATGCTGGAAACCGCTTTGGTTGGCAACGAACAACCCGTGTGGTTCTGTGGACATTCGCTCGGTGGCGCGATGGCCACCATTTGTGCCGGGCGGTGTTACTTGTCTCACATTAAATCCGTGCCACGCGGGTTGTTCACCTACGGAAGCCCTCGGGTGGGTGATAAACGCTACATCAACTACGTCGAATTGCCCCATTACCGCTACGTCAACAACAACGACATTGTGACACGAGTCCCACCCGCGTGGATGGGATATCGGCACTGCGGAACCGAGGTCTACATCAATCGAAACGGACGAATCGGCCACCTTGGAATGATTCGAAAACGACGCGACCGCTGGCACGGATTTCTGCGAGGGCTCAAGCGTTTTCGGGTGGATCACTTCAGCGATCACCCGCTGCACAATTACATCGACCCCATCTTGGAAGCCGTCCGAAAAGAACAGGATGCAATGGGGCGTGGCGAAAGCGCCGTCGATGCTTCAGACTTGACGGGACAAGATCCCAAAACCGAAGCCTCCTGA
- the rpiB gene encoding ribose 5-phosphate isomerase B — translation MSQNADSVSPIRLAVGGDHAGFALKQLVVERFGSQVTSLIDCGTDDETSCDYPDFAVEVAERINSGEADRGLLICGSGVGVSVAANKITGIRAAICHDTYSARQGVEHDDMNVLCIGGRIIGSELAFEIISSFLNAKYTPEERHQRRLDKILALECD, via the coding sequence ATGTCGCAAAATGCGGATTCCGTCTCGCCCATTCGCCTGGCTGTTGGTGGTGACCATGCCGGTTTCGCTCTGAAACAACTGGTTGTCGAGCGTTTTGGTTCGCAGGTCACCAGCCTGATCGACTGCGGCACCGATGACGAAACCTCCTGCGACTACCCCGATTTCGCTGTCGAAGTCGCCGAACGAATCAACAGCGGCGAAGCCGATCGTGGCTTGCTGATTTGCGGCAGCGGTGTCGGGGTCAGCGTCGCGGCCAATAAAATCACCGGCATACGCGCGGCGATTTGTCATGACACATACTCCGCACGCCAAGGCGTGGAGCACGACGACATGAATGTGCTCTGCATCGGAGGCCGAATCATCGGCAGCGAATTGGCATTCGAAATCATCTCGTCGTTTCTGAACGCCAAATACACTCCCGAAGAACGCCATCAGCGGCGACTCGACAAGATCCTGGCTCTCGAATGCGACTGA
- the xerC gene encoding tyrosine recombinase XerC: MRTAITRFLQYMATERNASDLTIKAYREDLFAFAEWIGQAEAGRIQLDSLTPQQLRQFQAALQQAGYARTTIARKLASLRSFFKFAMREGMASSNPAKPLRNPRSSRKLPHVLTSEEVGRLLVAPPAISEAGLRDRAILETMYSSGLRVSELVGLRDGDLDFSQGITRVRGKGRKERISPLGSYAIKAIQAYAGRRSRSPESEKLGRAAPVFVNRFGNILTTRSVGRMLEKYIAKAELDTRTSPHTLRHSFATHLLDRGADIRSVQELLGHKSLTTTQIYTHVSAANLRQVYEKAHPRSA, encoded by the coding sequence TTGCGAACGGCGATCACCCGATTTCTGCAGTACATGGCGACCGAACGCAATGCGTCTGATTTGACGATCAAAGCGTATCGGGAAGACCTGTTTGCATTTGCGGAATGGATCGGACAGGCCGAGGCAGGGCGAATCCAACTGGACTCATTGACCCCGCAGCAATTGCGTCAATTTCAGGCAGCGCTTCAACAGGCCGGTTATGCTCGCACGACCATCGCGAGAAAGCTTGCCTCGCTGCGAAGCTTCTTCAAGTTTGCGATGCGAGAGGGGATGGCGAGCAGCAACCCAGCCAAGCCGCTGCGGAACCCTCGAAGCAGTCGGAAGCTTCCTCATGTTCTGACCAGTGAAGAAGTCGGCCGTCTTTTGGTGGCACCGCCCGCGATTAGCGAAGCGGGGCTTCGAGATCGAGCGATCTTGGAAACGATGTACTCATCGGGATTGCGGGTCAGCGAGTTGGTGGGACTGCGTGATGGTGACTTGGATTTCTCACAAGGGATCACCCGAGTCCGTGGGAAGGGACGCAAGGAGCGAATCAGTCCGCTGGGTTCCTACGCGATCAAAGCGATCCAGGCTTACGCTGGACGTCGCAGTCGATCACCTGAGTCGGAGAAGCTTGGCCGAGCGGCACCCGTGTTCGTCAATCGGTTTGGCAATATTCTGACAACTCGTAGCGTTGGTCGAATGCTTGAAAAGTACATCGCCAAAGCGGAGCTAGACACGCGGACCAGTCCCCACACGTTGCGACATTCCTTTGCGACTCATTTGCTCGATCGCGGCGCGGATATTCGCAGCGTGCAGGAATTGCTAGGCCACAAATCTTTGACGACCACGCAGATTTACACCCATGTCAGTGCAGCGAATCTGCGGCAGGTTTATGAGAAGGCTCACCCGCGGTCGGCGTAG
- a CDS encoding IS701-like element ISRba4 family transposase has translation MDVAELEQLEDRLNAYLARFGDCFRRSDTRAHLTTYVRGQLSDLDAKSVEPIALQAGTPVRTLQEFIAQHRWDEDGLRRRLIHIVRDEHVNKNTVAIIDETSDVKKGDKTPGVQRQWCGKVGKQENCIVTVHLAAANEDFHCMVDGELFLPESWSNDRERCAAAGIPDEMVYRPKWQIALELLDRSKEEGIEYPWLTADEGYGGKPGFLEALADRDQKFVLEVPRTFSVWEKHPEVTEQPYRKGGRGRGRKTPRVKSGESSPRSVETVFWHGEAMKAKRWKRYRVKDGEKGPIIWEAKRVRVTLKGSDGLPGLSLWLVVARNVLDGELKFFVSNASEFASMAMLLQVAFQRWRVERCFEDQKQEVGLDCYEGRRYLGLKRHLIITSLSYLFLSQTCQQEREKKSGVDNSANSRRGRRNRCQLVTPS, from the coding sequence ATGGATGTCGCTGAACTGGAACAACTCGAAGATCGGTTAAATGCTTACTTGGCTCGCTTTGGCGATTGTTTTCGACGAAGCGACACGAGGGCTCATTTGACGACCTATGTCCGTGGTCAACTTTCCGACCTGGACGCCAAGAGTGTGGAGCCGATTGCGTTGCAAGCCGGTACACCGGTGCGAACCTTGCAGGAATTTATCGCCCAGCATCGGTGGGACGAAGATGGACTTCGCAGGAGGCTGATCCACATCGTCCGTGATGAGCATGTCAACAAGAACACTGTCGCGATCATTGACGAAACCAGCGACGTCAAGAAGGGCGACAAAACGCCTGGCGTGCAACGACAGTGGTGCGGCAAAGTCGGCAAGCAGGAGAACTGTATCGTCACGGTTCATCTGGCTGCGGCGAACGAAGACTTTCACTGCATGGTCGATGGTGAACTGTTCCTCCCCGAGAGCTGGAGTAACGACCGCGAGCGTTGTGCCGCCGCCGGCATTCCCGATGAGATGGTCTATCGCCCCAAGTGGCAGATCGCGTTGGAATTGCTTGATCGCAGTAAGGAGGAGGGGATTGAATATCCTTGGCTAACCGCTGACGAAGGCTACGGCGGTAAACCTGGATTCCTGGAAGCTCTTGCCGACCGCGATCAGAAGTTTGTGCTTGAAGTGCCGCGAACGTTTTCGGTTTGGGAGAAGCATCCCGAAGTGACCGAGCAGCCCTATCGCAAGGGCGGCCGCGGCCGAGGTCGCAAGACACCCCGCGTCAAGAGCGGGGAAAGTTCGCCGCGAAGTGTTGAAACAGTGTTCTGGCACGGCGAAGCGATGAAAGCGAAACGCTGGAAACGCTACCGCGTCAAAGACGGCGAGAAAGGTCCCATCATCTGGGAAGCCAAGCGGGTTCGCGTCACACTCAAAGGCAGCGACGGACTACCGGGGCTGTCTCTGTGGTTGGTGGTCGCGAGAAACGTGCTTGACGGCGAACTGAAATTCTTCGTCAGCAACGCGAGCGAGTTCGCTTCGATGGCGATGCTACTACAGGTTGCGTTTCAGCGATGGCGAGTGGAACGTTGTTTCGAGGATCAGAAACAAGAGGTCGGCTTAGACTGTTACGAGGGGCGCCGATATTTGGGTCTGAAACGCCACTTGATCATCACGTCGTTGAGCTATCTGTTTCTTTCGCAAACCTGCCAGCAGGAGCGGGAAAAAAAATCCGGAGTGGACAATTCAGCAAATTCGCGACGCGGTCGACGCAATCGTTGTCAGCTGGTCACTCCCTCGTGA